A stretch of DNA from Candidatus Methanomethylicota archaeon:
GTATTTGTCCATTGTTGTTTTTAGTATTTTTCTGAAGCTGGATATTTGCTTGCCAAGTTCTTCTATTGAGGTTGGGTTGGCCTCGCTATATCGCATAAGTAATGCTCATATAATGGATCTTGTGTAGTGGATGGATCTTGTGTAGTGGGGTTTGATGTTTTCGTTGAGGATTGCCACTTTCCTTGGGGGAATTAATGTATTGAAGCCCTAAACTTTCGTTTGAAAAGGGTAACGTATTTTGGTATATTATACATTAAATAATAATAGTAGGTTGAAATTCTTGGGTGGGTTTTGTATCTTGGTTTTATGATGTGGAGCCTTTTAAGGTGCTTCTATGGTGAAATTATTGGTGGTGTATTTTGAATTGTTATTATCGATTTTTCTAATGATTAGCTATGTTTATGTTGAGGGTTTAGGTTAGGGGTTGAGTATGGGCAACGTTTATAATGCTTTTTTAGGCATTATATTTTGGATGTGGTTTTTTTTTTGATGTCTACGACGATGCCTGTTGAGCAGTTGGTTTCTAGGGTTTTGGAGGAGGCTGTTTCTAGGATTGTTAGGAGGGCTTCTGAGGGTAAGAAGCTTAGTGATAGGGAGGTTACAATGTTGTTTATGAGTTTGATGATGAGGAGGTTTGACGATTTAAGGGGGTATGTTGATAAGAGATTTGACGATTTAAAGGTATATATTGATGGTAGGTTTAGTGCCGTTGAGAAGAGAATCGATAGTCTTGAGGGTAGGATTAATGTTTTGGAGAATAGGTTGAATGTGGTTCACAGTGAAGTTTCATCGATAAAGACTGATATAATTAAGATGATGAGGGAGCTTCTTGAGAAAGCTTATGGGGGAAAAGAGGGCTTAAACCTTAAATAGGACCTTTAGCTTTGCAGGGTCTTCTACGTAGAAATTTGATTTTGAAGTGCTTTGAATATCACCCTTTTTACCCCCTTAAATCAGAATGTGTTTGCTAATTCACTTATGGGGAAGATAATCTCCTATTTCAACTCAAGGTTGTTTCGATATATTGGATCTTTCAACACTAATTTACGAAAACTGTCACGTCCAAGGATATTTTTCAATGAATTTTGAGGAACATGAGATTCTATACCTATGGGGTAGGTAGAATGGGTTTAAGCATCCCAAATTGGTATAATATACAATATACATTAATTATAATTATAAGTTTTAGTTGAAAGGATTATGGGCTTTTTGCTTCTAGTGTAGTTTTGTGCAAAAGGCTTAAATATTCATGTGTATAGGGCGTGTTGGTATGGAAAGGCAGAATGTGGAAATTCTTGTGAAGCAGGCGAGGGAAGCTTATATTAGAGGTTTAAATGTTAGGACGTTGGCTCAGCTTTCACTACAACTCATACTTGTTAGGGTTGCTATTATGGAGCAATTGCAGAATGCAACTTCAGAGGAGGTGAAGGAGCATCTCAGAAATGAGCTTGTACGCCTTGAGAGGATGGAGAAGTGGATGGCTTTAGCTTATAGAGCTTTACAGTTTAGGGGTGAAGCTGGGAGAGCCATCCAGATGTATCGACCACGCATCTTCCCTGAAAGTGGAAAAGTTTGGGTTCCCTATTAAGTGTCAATAACATAGAAGCTCTTCAATAAATGTATAGAAGAATTGAAGCAAGAACCTTTCGAGAATAAAACTCTATACGATCTTTCAGGACTCTTTGATATTCTATCTGACACTACGGGGAAATTAGTGTGGAGTGCTGTGAGACCTTTCATGGCATTACTTGCCAATGAAGTATTAGAATTAAATCGTGTAATGCCATTAATGTATGGCGTAATAGATGAAAAAATTAGACAAAGGGAACTTGGAGAAATTAAAGGATTAGTTGATGAGTGTGCATCAATTTTAGCTGAAATTAGAGATGAGCTATGTAGTGATAAGTATGATAGCTCGAAAATCTTGGAGTGTCTTGGGAAACTTGACAAAATATACTTGAAACTTATTCATAAAAGGTTAAGGCTTACACAAATTATTGAAGTTATCAGACCAATACCGCCTCCTCCAGAGTGAATTCTTGGAAAACTTCTAGTTCTACTCCTTGAGATTTTCGTCCTCACAATTAAGTACTATCAAATAGACTACTTTAGATCATTTTTGAACTGGAAGTGTTATTCATAACTGAGTTCAATGTATTATTTTGATGAAGTCTTCATAGCTCATGAAAGTTAAACAACATGTCCTTCGCTATCAATCGGTTTGAAGAATTTCAGATCTACATTCTTGTTGCCAGAAAATTAAATAGTTTGTTCATTGGAACGTTTACTGTGGAGGGTGTGCTTATTGGGTCTTAAGCTTACTATTGAGAATTTTAAGAGCATTAAAAAGTTGGAGTTGATAATGGATGATTTAACTGTACTCGTTGGACCTCCTGCTGGGGGCAAATCCAACATCCTTGACGCTTTAGCTATAATGGGTTACCTCCATAGATTTAAGGTTCTGGATAGAGAGTACAAGAATTCTGCGTCTAATTTGGAGCCTCCGGGGCTTATTGCAAGATTTCAAGATTTACCTCAACTCTTCAGATACTATGATTTGACGAAGACGGTAAAGCTTATGATGTCAGGGGACATCAGCTTAAGCTATGAGATTTCATATGTAGGGGGAGTACCGAAAGTTATGGTGGATGGTAAACAATTGCCGTGGGATTTGAAAACCTTAAGGTCTGATCCTATGGTCGATTTGCAGAATTTCGCTAAGACTACGTCATTTATGGAGACTAGATTGTATGGATTTGACAGATATGGATTAATGAGTGAATCCTACTCACAAGGTCTACATATTCGTCTCTCAAATCCTTCAACAGCCAAAGACACACCGTCTTCCATATTAAGTGAGTTGGGTTGGAACGCTCCATACATAATTCGAAGATGCTCGGACACTATTAATGACATTAATGAAGTGTTGAAAGAGTATATAGGTGAGAAAGTGGAGCTTAAAGTACGTAAAACAGGCGAAGTTCTAATTTTCGATAATGACCGCGAAGTGGATGCTGTTGGGGTTTCTGAAACGGTTTTTAGGACTCTCTACACCCTCTTAGCCCTTGAGTCTTCGTTGTTTTATGCAAAGTTTTATGGTCTTGAGGGGAAGTTTGTGGTTCTTCTTGAGGAGCCTGAGGCACATGTCTTCCCATACTTTTTAAACATGCTTGCGGAGCATATTGGTAAGGTTGTGGGTAATGTTTATGTTGTCGTTTCCACTCATAATTCACTCTTCGTTTCACGGTTACAGGATTGTGTGAAGAATTTGAAGACTTATTATATTTATAGGGGTGTTGATGGTTCTACATCTGCCTGCGAATTAGATGCTGATAAGATGGCTAAGGATTTAGCTACAATGGAGGATGTGCTATTAGGACCTCCCCATGAGGTTTTGAAGAAGTATGCTGTAGAGGTCGTTAAAGGTGTCGAGAGTAGGACTGGTGCTAGCTGAATGCTATGCCAATACCTGTTTCGCTGAGGCGGTTGCTAGGAATCTTGGCTTGAAAGTTAAAGCTCATCATACTTATAAGAT
This window harbors:
- a CDS encoding ATP-binding protein, which encodes MGLKLTIENFKSIKKLELIMDDLTVLVGPPAGGKSNILDALAIMGYLHRFKVLDREYKNSASNLEPPGLIARFQDLPQLFRYYDLTKTVKLMMSGDISLSYEISYVGGVPKVMVDGKQLPWDLKTLRSDPMVDLQNFAKTTSFMETRLYGFDRYGLMSESYSQGLHIRLSNPSTAKDTPSSILSELGWNAPYIIRRCSDTINDINEVLKEYIGEKVELKVRKTGEVLIFDNDREVDAVGVSETVFRTLYTLLALESSLFYAKFYGLEGKFVVLLEEPEAHVFPYFLNMLAEHIGKVVGNVYVVVSTHNSLFVSRLQDCVKNLKTYYIYRGVDGSTSACELDADKMAKDLATMEDVLLGPPHEVLKKYAVEVVKGVESRTGAS